Proteins from one Spirochaetota bacterium genomic window:
- a CDS encoding TRAP transporter TatT component family protein encodes MLKRVIHLPVFALLLLSGCAGSHYIQKKALNMIGPAVPDLIDSMLKQRSGSVAKEGIAGNILLLAAMAEMTPDNKTYLVAVSMAYTSYAMLIEDENEEFSVELYTIAKEFGLRALMTDDDFKEAYEKGGIEATKEAIEDMGKDYVPALIWTALSWGMCMLKTMSKDAMAVQHLHNLEHMIKHAIEEDEKYFYGISHLFQMVIAAFMPPMMGGTPERVEEEFKKVMKISNFSLHLAYVYYVEFYAIPYELEDKFDEMLEIVINTPTSKYPNIALLNEISKMKARRLLNNKSEFFYWVD; translated from the coding sequence ATGCTTAAGAGAGTTATTCATCTTCCAGTTTTTGCTCTGCTTTTACTTTCAGGCTGTGCCGGTAGTCATTATATACAGAAGAAGGCATTAAATATGATAGGTCCAGCAGTGCCTGACCTGATAGATTCAATGTTAAAACAGAGAAGCGGAAGCGTTGCCAAAGAAGGAATTGCCGGGAATATCCTGCTTTTAGCTGCCATGGCAGAGATGACACCTGATAATAAAACCTACCTTGTTGCGGTTAGCATGGCTTACACATCCTATGCGATGCTTATAGAGGATGAGAATGAGGAATTTTCAGTTGAACTCTACACCATTGCTAAGGAATTTGGTTTGCGTGCCCTAATGACAGATGATGATTTCAAAGAGGCCTATGAAAAGGGAGGCATCGAGGCGACAAAGGAGGCTATTGAAGATATGGGGAAGGATTATGTCCCTGCCCTCATTTGGACCGCCTTATCATGGGGGATGTGCATGCTTAAGACAATGAGCAAGGATGCAATGGCTGTTCAGCATCTCCATAATTTAGAGCATATGATTAAACATGCTATTGAAGAGGATGAAAAATATTTTTATGGCATATCCCATCTGTTCCAAATGGTAATAGCTGCCTTTATGCCCCCTATGATGGGCGGAACACCGGAAAGGGTTGAGGAAGAATTCAAAAAAGTGATGAAAATAAGCAATTTTTCACTACACCTAGCCTATGTCTATTATGTTGAATTCTATGCCATCCCCTATGAATTAGAAGATAAATTTGACGAGATGTTAGAAATCGTAATAAATACTCCGACTTCTAAATATCCCAATATAGCTCTGCTTAATGAGATATCAAAGATGAAGGCTAGGAGACTTCTTAATAATAAAAGCGAATTCTTCTATTGGGTAGACTAG
- the dctP gene encoding TRAP transporter substrate-binding protein DctP: MRNGRYEKKSLSFLLLFLILTIILFLLPITSFAQKKKVFTFNHKQLKPLLELKVPSKYQVLWKELLNSKRENVDPNKIFRKYRIDVDLMLDDMKIKNKQKVYLKELVLGNNPVIAIVQKGSATAPKGTVQYDIVYGIRYDFDRIISKYTNNIKLKIVFYPGGVLGDEPDFIRKIKLGELQWCGGQMIMGQMVAPELSVFDFPFLYDYEPNLYWDELKYCQIDWIWGKAAPTINNFLNKRGFVLGGINDGGCWYAIASRHFPVKTAEDLKKLSFPIFVGSRIASEITKALGFRKVIVSRVWDLTPNSATGIIDSMICAYYWQVLLQTTPYYNYVTDYPLSGFSAGILIIDKSFFSTIVGIINKYGGLMGLQSKDGIAICRDLLLSMNKTLKEIGRKVIRKAEGEARQRLISSGKLELIHFPRKEITKVKGKILPLYSTLADREDTYPQWFLDDILKYREEYREAKRSGKVNRWLDDGIYPDGYDEWLWIREWTPYE, translated from the coding sequence ATGAGAAATGGAAGATATGAGAAGAAATCATTATCGTTTCTACTATTATTTCTAATACTAACAATAATCTTATTTCTACTACCAATCACTTCTTTTGCCCAAAAGAAGAAGGTTTTTACTTTTAATCATAAACAACTTAAGCCCCTGCTTGAGTTGAAGGTGCCTTCTAAATATCAAGTGTTGTGGAAGGAACTCTTGAATTCAAAAAGGGAAAACGTTGATCCCAATAAAATTTTTCGAAAATATAGGATTGATGTTGATTTAATGTTAGATGATATGAAGATAAAGAATAAGCAAAAAGTCTATTTAAAAGAACTTGTATTGGGTAATAATCCAGTTATAGCGATTGTTCAGAAGGGATCAGCGACTGCACCTAAGGGAACAGTCCAATACGATATTGTCTATGGTATTCGCTATGATTTTGATAGGATAATTAGCAAGTATACAAATAATATCAAATTAAAAATTGTTTTTTATCCAGGCGGAGTATTAGGGGATGAGCCTGATTTTATAAGAAAGATCAAACTTGGGGAATTGCAGTGGTGTGGCGGACAGATGATCATGGGTCAGATGGTAGCACCTGAGCTTTCAGTTTTTGATTTCCCCTTTCTTTATGACTATGAGCCAAATCTTTATTGGGATGAATTAAAGTACTGTCAGATTGATTGGATATGGGGCAAAGCAGCACCAACAATAAATAATTTTTTGAATAAGAGAGGATTTGTACTAGGCGGCATCAATGATGGAGGATGTTGGTATGCTATCGCTTCCAGACATTTTCCTGTAAAAACTGCAGAGGATCTCAAAAAACTAAGCTTTCCCATATTTGTAGGATCACGTATTGCGTCAGAAATCACAAAGGCATTAGGATTTAGAAAGGTAATAGTCAGCAGGGTTTGGGATCTTACTCCGAATTCTGCCACTGGAATAATTGATTCAATGATATGCGCCTATTATTGGCAGGTTCTGCTTCAAACCACCCCATACTATAATTATGTTACCGACTATCCCTTAAGTGGATTTTCTGCGGGCATTCTTATTATTGATAAATCCTTTTTTAGTACAATTGTAGGTATAATTAACAAGTATGGAGGTCTTATGGGACTCCAGAGTAAGGATGGGATTGCTATTTGTAGGGATCTTTTATTATCGATGAATAAAACCTTAAAGGAAATCGGCCGAAAGGTTATTAGAAAGGCTGAGGGTGAAGCAAGGCAGAGGCTTATTAGTTCAGGGAAATTGGAGTTAATCCATTTCCCCAGAAAGGAAATAACAAAAGTAAAGGGAAAAATTTTGCCTTTATATAGCACTCTCGCTGATAGAGAAGATACATATCCTCAATGGTTTCTTGATGATATTCTCAAATATCGGGAAGAGTATAGGGAAGCAAAGAGGAGCGGCAAGGTGAATAGATGGCTGGATGATGGAATTTATCCCGATGGTTATGACGAATGGTTATGGATTAGGGAATGGACACCCTATGAATAA
- a CDS encoding transposase translates to MKRIKENQSEQGILFPNHYVGDRLCWGDEVFLFKALLEKLDIGSITGSYSSEGGKMFSPQDHLSVLLYAFYKGITSSVKMSELVRTDLRFIYLAGGHIIKRRIICDFRIRHREEIRKLFESLISLAVDAGIVRTNSLFALDGSKIEAQASFSKKRKKSEWIKRQKEIVEHVDRYLREWEERDELKEDIEERKKKEFEKIRKRLDVIKDGQYRCKEETYAEGSGDNDKGTSSLDDKEDVSF, encoded by the coding sequence ATGAAAAGAATAAAAGAAAATCAGAGTGAGCAAGGGATACTTTTCCCAAATCATTATGTAGGAGATCGCCTTTGTTGGGGTGATGAAGTTTTTCTATTCAAAGCGTTATTAGAGAAATTAGATATAGGTTCCATAACAGGTAGTTACAGCAGCGAGGGAGGGAAGATGTTTTCTCCTCAAGATCATTTAAGTGTTTTATTGTATGCATTTTATAAGGGTATAACCAGCAGTGTGAAGATGTCAGAATTAGTGAGGACTGATTTACGTTTTATATATTTAGCTGGTGGTCATATAATAAAACGCAGGATAATCTGTGATTTCAGGATAAGGCATCGCGAGGAGATTAGAAAGTTATTTGAATCTTTAATATCCTTAGCCGTGGATGCTGGGATCGTAAGAACTAATAGCTTATTCGCATTGGACGGTAGCAAGATTGAGGCACAGGCGAGTTTTAGTAAGAAGCGGAAGAAGTCTGAATGGATCAAGAGGCAGAAGGAGATAGTTGAACACGTTGACAGATATTTAAGAGAATGGGAGGAGCGAGATGAATTGAAAGAGGATATTGAAGAGAGGAAGAAAAAAGAATTTGAGAAGATCAGAAAGAGACTAGATGTCATAAAGGATGGCCAATATAGATGTAAAGAAGAGACATATGCTGAAGGTAGTGGAGATAATGATAAAGGAACTTCCTCTTTAGATGACAAAGAAGATGTTTCTTTTTAA
- a CDS encoding late competence development ComFB family protein, protein MGIKNLMEDIIISVVKEVLSKEDKELLHSNTYKQDIITYVLNRVPPIYYTSERGVLHGKLKSQFAFQQRIDILFLTHEAIKVIKNRRASEIHSDYMKIDKMIYFIPHIIGEVLEETSFSIIPDVEALLLFKGEPALMIDSSWKNPYITNNATKGYYHFWPEFIEGEMDKENEINFQIIFNHPNFQLKKIELVVNVVKNFTFYKSYIIPIALLETKKEVDFSF, encoded by the coding sequence ATGGGAATTAAAAATCTTATGGAGGATATAATAATATCCGTAGTAAAGGAGGTCTTATCTAAAGAAGATAAGGAGTTACTACATTCAAATACATATAAACAAGATATAATTACATATGTATTAAATAGGGTACCTCCTATATATTACACCAGCGAAAGGGGGGTTCTTCATGGAAAGCTCAAATCACAATTTGCCTTCCAACAGAGAATTGACATATTATTTTTAACACATGAAGCCATAAAAGTAATCAAAAATCGACGGGCTTCCGAGATACACTCAGATTATATGAAGATCGATAAAATGATATATTTTATTCCGCATATAATTGGCGAAGTCCTTGAGGAGACATCATTCTCAATAATACCTGATGTAGAGGCGCTTCTGCTATTCAAGGGAGAACCTGCCTTGATGATAGATTCAAGCTGGAAAAATCCTTACATCACTAACAACGCCACTAAAGGATATTATCATTTTTGGCCTGAATTTATTGAAGGTGAGATGGATAAAGAAAATGAAATTAATTTCCAAATAATCTTCAATCATCCTAACTTTCAATTGAAGAAAATTGAATTAGTTGTAAATGTAGTTAAGAACTTTACATTTTATAAATCATACATTATACCAATCGCTCTACTCGAAACAAAAAAGGAGGTTGACTTCTCATTTTAA
- a CDS encoding TRAP transporter small permease — protein sequence MNLNRADSSIGYKLAFHLRKIETIFSILERYIIIAIILLILTLSFGSIILRNVGFSIPPWVSSILQQAVLWVAFLGGALASRYNRQVNFNILFHIFEKRAYINRILIILINLSIVPVAVLFCIGVFNYVRFEREWGIDIPSLGIKSWYFATILIYVFAMIAFRYFVRFLEAAKGIPFPEEKEEAKSGGEEI from the coding sequence ATGAATCTTAACAGGGCAGATAGTTCAATCGGATATAAGCTGGCATTCCATTTGAGGAAGATTGAGACCATTTTCTCTATTTTAGAGAGATATATCATAATTGCAATTATCCTACTTATTTTGACGTTGAGCTTCGGGAGTATTATTTTACGAAATGTCGGTTTTTCTATCCCTCCATGGGTAAGTTCCATTCTTCAACAGGCTGTTTTATGGGTCGCATTCCTGGGAGGTGCATTAGCATCCAGATACAATAGACAGGTTAATTTCAATATCCTTTTTCACATCTTTGAGAAGCGAGCATACATAAATAGAATATTGATCATTTTAATAAACCTATCCATTGTCCCAGTTGCGGTATTATTCTGTATTGGTGTATTCAATTATGTGAGATTTGAAAGGGAATGGGGAATAGATATCCCATCTCTTGGGATAAAGAGTTGGTATTTTGCTACAATACTCATCTATGTATTTGCTATGATTGCATTTAGATATTTTGTTCGGTTTCTTGAGGCTGCAAAAGGAATACCTTTTCCTGAAGAGAAAGAAGAAGCGAAGAGCGGGGGAGAAGAGATTTAA
- a CDS encoding TRAP transporter large permease subunit, with product MEYFLLIILLIIILFFLIGAPIFAVVGGVALLGFLHDGESLTIVAQDIYRLASAPGFIALPLFILAGYYIAESNFATRLLRFFEAIAGSIKGGTILAVLLSASIFTAFTGASAITVIVIGGITLPILKKLHYSDNFSLGLVAISGSSGILFPPCFAVILYGIIAKTSIQGIYVAGFIPILLVITSFFVYSMFKSNREDIQTKPFSMKECIKATYNIRWEMPLLIGIVISIFWGIITIEEAATITVIGFIIIEGCILREIKWGILPNIICESMMMLGAIFLIMGSALALSHYMVIHEIPQSIMDYSEVFITHKLPFLIFLNAFLLIVGMIMDLFSAILIVIPLIIPVAKLYGIDPLHLSVIFFINLELGYVTPPFGMSLFIASLRFKKPIIEILKGVLPFFLVGIICLIIITYWEGLSLWLVRFLNIQIFSL from the coding sequence GTGGAGTATTTTTTGTTAATAATCCTTTTAATTATAATATTATTCTTCCTCATTGGGGCTCCCATCTTTGCCGTTGTAGGGGGGGTGGCATTACTAGGTTTTCTACATGATGGAGAGAGCCTAACCATTGTAGCTCAGGATATCTATCGACTCGCTTCAGCCCCTGGTTTTATTGCGCTTCCGCTATTTATCCTTGCTGGATATTATATAGCTGAAAGTAATTTTGCAACACGGTTATTAAGATTTTTTGAGGCAATCGCGGGATCAATAAAGGGAGGAACCATTTTAGCAGTTCTCTTGTCAGCCTCAATATTTACAGCATTCACTGGGGCTTCAGCAATAACCGTAATTGTGATCGGGGGGATAACACTTCCCATTTTAAAAAAATTACATTATTCCGATAACTTTTCACTTGGATTGGTTGCTATTTCCGGCAGTAGCGGAATACTCTTTCCGCCTTGTTTTGCAGTTATTCTTTATGGAATAATTGCAAAGACTAGCATCCAAGGAATCTATGTAGCTGGTTTTATCCCCATACTTCTAGTAATAACATCCTTTTTTGTATATTCTATGTTTAAGAGCAATAGGGAGGATATCCAAACAAAACCATTCTCCATGAAGGAGTGCATAAAAGCGACATATAATATACGATGGGAAATGCCATTATTGATAGGTATAGTGATTAGTATATTTTGGGGAATCATCACAATTGAGGAGGCTGCTACAATAACCGTTATAGGATTTATAATAATTGAGGGATGTATTTTAAGGGAGATCAAGTGGGGTATTTTGCCAAATATAATATGTGAAAGCATGATGATGCTTGGAGCAATATTTCTCATAATGGGAAGCGCTCTGGCGTTGTCTCACTATATGGTCATACACGAAATCCCTCAGAGTATAATGGATTACTCAGAGGTATTCATAACCCATAAACTGCCCTTTTTGATTTTTCTTAATGCCTTTCTGCTTATCGTTGGGATGATAATGGATCTCTTTTCAGCAATACTAATTGTAATACCCCTAATAATCCCTGTCGCAAAGCTATACGGGATAGATCCACTTCACCTATCTGTAATATTCTTTATCAATTTGGAATTGGGATATGTGACACCGCCATTTGGGATGAGTCTTTTCATAGCCAGTCTGCGGTTTAAGAAACCTATTATTGAAATACTTAAGGGAGTGTTGCCATTCTTTTTAGTTGGAATAATATGTCTAATAATCATTACCTATTGGGAGGGATTAAGCTTGTGGCTTGTAAGATTTCTTAATATTCAAATATTTTCCTTATGA
- a CDS encoding DedA family protein: MANLLNRILEFILPANDLIIYLFLFLSAIIENLFPPIPGDTITVFGAFLVGTGRLDYLLVYLTTTIGSVIGFMILFIIGKSIGRDYFHNKDYKFFSEKNINAAEGWFLKYGYLVVLGNRFLPGIRSVISIVSGFSKLKTIKVSLYALISSSIWNLIWIHTGFLLGDNWEIVRGKIGKILNNYNIVITIFIIIIIIVIILIYKRRNK, translated from the coding sequence ATGGCAAACCTATTGAACAGGATACTGGAATTCATACTGCCTGCTAATGACTTGATTATATATCTCTTTCTATTCCTTAGCGCAATTATTGAAAATCTTTTTCCGCCCATTCCCGGTGATACAATAACCGTCTTTGGGGCTTTTCTTGTCGGTACAGGCAGATTAGATTATCTGCTTGTATACCTCACTACTACTATTGGCAGCGTTATAGGTTTTATGATTCTATTCATAATAGGCAAGTCTATCGGAAGAGACTATTTCCATAACAAGGATTATAAGTTTTTCTCAGAAAAGAATATCAATGCTGCTGAGGGGTGGTTTCTTAAATATGGTTACCTTGTTGTTTTGGGGAATAGATTCCTTCCAGGAATAAGGTCAGTGATTTCAATCGTTTCTGGCTTTTCAAAACTAAAAACAATCAAGGTGTCTCTTTATGCCCTTATCAGTTCCTCTATCTGGAATCTCATATGGATACATACAGGATTTCTTCTTGGTGATAATTGGGAAATCGTACGTGGGAAAATAGGAAAAATTTTAAATAATTACAATATAGTCATTACTATCTTCATTATTATTATTATTATTGTTATTATTCTAATATACAAGCGTAGAAATAAATAG
- the lon gene encoding endopeptidase La — protein MDIDEIITDDRIQIDTDIFESDLISIDHFLPDKLYIIPIRYRPIFPGIVTPLIISQGKFSESIDMVLNSSRTIGLILLKDDDIESIKVDDLYRYGTAAKILKKINLPDGGINVLINSIKRFKINEITSEKPHFIAGVEYLEDEANKKNIEIKALTRSVLSQLKLLSENNPLFTEEMKLTMVNVDEPGKIADFVTSILNLEKKEYQDILETINVKKRLEKVLQFLHKEMDVLALQKKIQNQINEKIDKQQRDFFLREQLKVIKNELGMEGDERTREINAMKEKIETLSLKGEAKDKVKEEIERLSLMDPNTSEYSISRNYMETILSLPWNNLTTESIDLEKAERILNKDHYGLEDVKKRILEFLAVRKLKPDARGSIICLVGPPGAGKTSLGKSIAKALNRKFFRMSLGGIRDEAEIKGHRRTYVGAMPGKIIQGLKICKSRNPVFMLDEIDKLGQSFQGDPASALLDVLDPEQNYEFRDHYLDIPFDLSDVLFITTANALDTIPRVLADRMDIIRLSGYIHEEKYQIAKKYILPRQMEKHGLMKNSLKIDKNGFLYIIINWARESGVRNLERQIEKICRKVATLIVKNEKPPTGFLSNEKIREYLGPEIYPEKEVYKISKPGMVNGLAWTSLGGTTLTVEAIEVENSKGEALKITGQIGDVMNESANIAYTYIQHILSKNEKTKDTLFKKGIHLHVPAGATPKDGPSAGITMASSLFSLITGKVIKSDIAMTGELTLSGRVLPVGGIKEKIIAAKRANLKEIILPAPNNKDLSEIPDYIKKGLKFYLINEMDEVINIAFNNKKKESGRDGN, from the coding sequence ATGGATATTGATGAGATAATAACAGACGATAGAATCCAGATTGACACTGATATATTTGAGAGTGATCTTATTTCAATAGATCATTTCCTTCCTGATAAGTTATACATCATACCAATTCGATATAGACCCATCTTTCCTGGAATAGTAACACCTCTAATTATTTCCCAAGGCAAATTCTCTGAATCCATTGATATGGTTCTCAATTCTTCAAGGACTATAGGACTTATCTTATTGAAAGATGACGATATCGAATCGATCAAGGTTGATGATCTGTATCGATATGGAACCGCTGCAAAAATTCTTAAGAAGATTAACCTTCCTGATGGCGGGATAAATGTTTTAATTAATAGCATTAAAAGATTTAAAATAAACGAGATAACATCAGAAAAGCCACATTTCATTGCAGGGGTGGAATACCTTGAAGATGAGGCTAATAAAAAGAATATTGAGATAAAGGCATTAACAAGATCTGTCTTAAGCCAGCTTAAACTGTTATCTGAGAACAATCCTCTCTTCACTGAAGAGATGAAGCTTACTATGGTAAATGTTGATGAACCTGGCAAAATTGCTGATTTTGTTACCTCAATACTAAATTTGGAGAAAAAGGAATATCAAGATATCCTTGAAACGATAAATGTCAAGAAGCGACTAGAAAAAGTGCTGCAATTCCTGCATAAAGAGATGGATGTGCTTGCGCTTCAGAAAAAGATTCAGAACCAAATAAATGAAAAAATAGACAAGCAACAGAGAGATTTCTTCTTAAGGGAGCAGCTAAAGGTAATAAAAAATGAGTTAGGGATGGAAGGGGATGAGAGAACCCGAGAAATCAATGCGATGAAGGAAAAGATAGAGACGCTCTCACTCAAGGGAGAGGCTAAGGACAAGGTAAAAGAGGAAATAGAGCGACTCTCCTTAATGGATCCAAATACATCAGAGTATTCTATTAGCAGAAACTATATGGAAACAATACTATCCCTTCCTTGGAATAATTTGACTACGGAATCAATTGATCTTGAAAAGGCGGAACGGATATTAAACAAGGATCATTATGGCCTTGAGGATGTTAAGAAGAGAATATTAGAATTTCTAGCGGTTAGAAAATTGAAACCCGACGCTAGGGGTTCAATCATATGCCTGGTGGGACCACCAGGAGCGGGTAAAACATCGCTTGGGAAATCAATCGCAAAGGCATTAAACAGGAAATTTTTTAGGATGTCCCTAGGAGGCATCAGGGATGAAGCAGAGATCAAAGGTCACAGAAGGACTTACGTCGGAGCCATGCCAGGCAAAATAATACAGGGATTGAAAATCTGTAAATCAAGGAATCCTGTTTTCATGCTTGATGAAATAGATAAACTTGGACAGAGCTTTCAGGGAGACCCAGCCTCAGCTCTGTTGGATGTTCTGGATCCTGAGCAGAATTATGAATTCAGGGATCACTATCTTGATATCCCTTTTGATCTATCAGATGTGCTTTTTATAACAACAGCAAACGCTCTAGATACTATCCCTAGGGTCCTGGCAGACCGGATGGATATCATAAGACTATCCGGATATATACATGAGGAGAAATATCAGATTGCAAAGAAGTACATTCTCCCAAGGCAGATGGAAAAGCATGGACTTATGAAGAATTCATTAAAGATCGACAAAAACGGTTTCTTATACATAATAATTAACTGGGCACGTGAATCAGGAGTGAGAAATTTAGAGAGACAGATTGAAAAAATATGCAGAAAAGTCGCTACTCTTATTGTAAAGAATGAAAAGCCTCCCACTGGCTTCTTAAGCAATGAAAAGATAAGGGAATATCTTGGACCTGAGATCTACCCCGAAAAGGAGGTTTATAAAATAAGTAAGCCAGGTATGGTCAATGGCTTAGCATGGACATCTTTAGGTGGCACTACGCTAACGGTAGAAGCCATTGAGGTTGAAAATTCTAAGGGTGAAGCTCTCAAGATAACGGGACAGATAGGAGATGTGATGAATGAATCAGCCAATATCGCCTATACATACATTCAGCATATATTATCAAAGAATGAAAAAACAAAAGATACCCTTTTTAAAAAGGGTATCCATCTCCATGTGCCTGCCGGAGCCACACCAAAAGACGGCCCCTCAGCTGGTATAACAATGGCGTCCTCGCTCTTCTCTCTGATCACCGGCAAGGTAATAAAATCTGATATTGCAATGACCGGCGAACTAACCCTCAGCGGCAGGGTTTTGCCAGTTGGCGGTATTAAAGAAAAGATTATTGCTGCAAAGAGAGCAAACCTGAAAGAAATTATCCTTCCAGCCCCGAATAATAAAGATTTATCAGAGATACCCGACTATATAAAAAAAGGCTTAAAATTCTACTTAATCAACGAAATGGATGAGGTTATAAATATAGCCTTTAACAATAAAAAAAAGGAATCTGGAAGAGATGGGAATTAA